In Gottschalkia purinilytica, the genomic stretch GTAACTAAGACTAATACTTTATCCCTTTCTACTTTTAAATCACTAGAGTTTGGAGCATTAGGAATCGTAGATAATAATGAAGTTATTTTTTATAGAGATATAATAATTAGAGATAATTATATAAATACTGATAAAATTGAAAATAATGTAGCCCTTTTAAAATGTGTTGCAGGTATGAATTCTGATTTAATCAATTTTTGTATAGATAGTAATTATAAAGGAATTGTCATAGAAGCTTTAGGAAGAGGTAATGTTCCAATAGAAATGTTAGAAGGTATAAAAAAAGCTATAGAGAAAAATATTCCAGTAGTTATAGTTTCTAGATGTCATTCTGGTCGTGTGTTGGATTCATATGGTTATCCTGGAGGTGGGAAAGACTTGAGAGATTTAGGTTGTATATTTGGAAGCAACTTACCAGGACAAAAAGCTAGAATTAAATTAATGTTAGCTTTAACCATAACTCAGGACTTAAAACTTTTAAAACAAATATTTGAGAAAAATATATATTCAGACATATAAGAAAGCGGATAAATCCGCTTTCTTATTAATATCTAGCTCCAAAAGGCCTCCTTCTCTTACTTAATACTACTTCTAATTCGTTTACTCTTTTTTCTAAGTCTTTTAAAGTTTCATATACCTTTTCATCCTGATCGTCATTTGTAAGTCTTTTTATACGATTTTCTATTTTTTCTATTCTAATATCTAATTCATCTAATATTTGTCTCAATGTTTTTATTTCTTTAACTAGAAGGTCTTGGTTTTTTGTTTTAACCACATCCTTTCTTTCATTATATTCACTACTAGCGTTATAAACGTCATAATTACCACGTCTTTTTCTTATTGGCTTTTGATAAGCTTTTTCATATATATCTAAGAAATATTCATCATCTGGATGTGTCTTTGTCTCTTTTTTCTCTTTAGAATTTTGCTGATATTGTTCATATTTATAATTTTCTTCGTTGTTTTTATCATACATATCAGAACCAATATCTTTTTTTTTAGCAACTTCATATGCTTTATCAACATTTCCAAATCCTAAAAAGGCTAATTGTGGATGAATTGTTCCAAATGCATAGTTTAGCAAATATGCATTTTTTATATTACTTTCATTTGTAACAAACTTATATCTTGCAAAATTCTTTTTCTTAGATTCAGGCCATAAATAAGGATTGGTCCATGTAATTCCTTCGTCCTCAGAAAAGCAACTTACTACATTATCATATTCTGTCCATATATTCCACAATAGTCCACTTTCATATACTAGAGTAGAGTAAGTGCAATTGGCAGGATTCGACAAAGTGTCTTCAGATATTAGTTTAATATGACTATCAGATATATTATACTTTTTATATTTTATACTTAAATTATCATATTCATATTCACTATAAGTTATATGTATACAGTCATCTTTATACATTATATCCAAGTATAGTTTTGTAGATTGATCATTAGTAATCTGTAATGATCTTCCCCATGTCTCTGTATTTATATCAAATATATTTATAAAAATTTCCTCACAACGATCTACTAAGTTATAATATCCCAGTATTAACTTATCTTTTTGCTTTACTACTTGTATAGGATTCAGTAGTTCTCTTCTAAATATATCTGATACCACATTTGTATTCCATTTATTATCCTTTAAATAATGATGATATACAGTTAATTTAGAACTATCTATCTCTGATTGTAAGCAATATAGTATATGAATATTTTCTTCTGTAGCAATTATATTTAAATTATACATGTCTTCACTAAATCCATCTGAAATAACGTTCTCTGTCCATCTATTATTCACTAAAGAATACAAAGAAATACTTGTATCAGTTTTCTGGCATACTACATAAATATCATCTTCTTTATTTATAGTAACATCATATTCCATCGTCCCATCTTCTGCTAAAATATTTCTATCACTCTTTCTTGTAGCTTTATCATGATATACTACCTCTAAGCCCTTATCCGTAAGGTCAAAACTATAAACATTTCCATAGCTATCTGTAACTAGATTTCCTCTTTGATTTATAAATGGCACAATATCACCTCCTTATTTATACCTTGGTAATAATGATATTTAGCAACCTTATAATATATGACAATTTTTATTAGTAATGTAACAATTTTTTTTAGCAAGAATATATTATAGTAAGAATTGTTAATTCTTATAATTTAGAAATAAGGAGGGTATATATATATGAGTTGCTGTGGTAGAAGAAAACAAGAACCCATTAGTCTTGGATTACCTAATAAATGTTGTATTGGAGAAACTGGATGTTCTTTTGACGGTAATTTAAGAAAAGTTAAAGCAGAACCAATATATGTTCAAAAAGTTTATGATGCAGCTTTATTTAATTTACAAGGTTTAAAAACCGTAACAGATCAACCTTTTGGTCCTGCCATAGGAAGAGGAAATAGAATAATTAGAGTTCTAGAAATAAGATGTAAAAAGTTTTTCAATCCTAAAGACATAAATGATCCTGCTAATTTAGTTGTAAAACCAAAAACATTATTATCAGGAGCTCAATTTGTTGAAGATGGATGTGGTAACCCTATTAGAGCCGTAGGTCCTGATGGATTCAAAAGTGAGAAATTAATATTTGCTGATACTCAAGATTGTGATGAAAAATGTAAAGGAACTCCTATCTTTGGTACTCAGACACTAAAAGTTAGCGGTAATGTAGTTGTAGAATTAGATGTTGTAGTTAGTGATGATTGTGATAAAGAGTGTGAAGTTACATTAGTAGGTAACATTAACATAGCATGTCCTTCAGAGCCATTAGTATTAACTAATTTCTTTGAACTTTGTATCCCATCAGTATTTGACTCTGCATTTTTACCAAGATTTACTGAGTTCTGTAATATAGACTGTGAACCTAGATTAGCTACTAACAGTATATTAAGAGATATCTCTGTGAATCCTTCTACAGGAAGTGTTAGAGTTAACTTAATAATTGCTCTATGTATAACTTGTGAGAAGAAAATCATCGTTCCAGTTCAGCTTTGTGTTTTATCTACAGGATTCCCTCAACTTGAGCCAGAAGTTTCAACAATTTGTAATGAGTTCCCTACTCTATTCCCGAATCAAATCGATAAAGACAGTGTAAGAGAATGTAAGAAAGAGAAAGAAAGGGAAGAAAGAGAGGAACGTAAGCATCGTCATCACAACGATCATGATGACTTCTGTTGCGGTCAATCTGATGATTTACAAGCTGATGATTAATATGAATAAAGGGACTATCTTAAAGATAGCCCCTTTATTCTTTTAAATTCATATCTAAATATTACTTTTTTATATCATAGTTCTATCAGTTATTTCTAAGCTATTTGTCCACTTACCACATTTATCTCCATATCTTGAAATTATATCATCTTCAGCCATTATCTCTATTACTTCACAAATGTTAGCACAGTCTTGACATTCAAAGCCTCTTACCTTATGATCAACATTTGCTATGTTCATACCTTTAAACTTAGTTACTCCTGTTTTCTTAGTTTTATCACTTGCTAATATAGCTACTCCTATTGCACCCATCACATCATAGTTATCTGGAACTATTACGTCCATGTTAAGAGCTTCTTCAAATGCTCTCTTTATTCCTATATTAGCCGCTACACCACCTTGAAATACTATATCTCCTAATATTTCCTTTCCTTTACCTACATTACTTAAATAGTTTCTAACTAATGCATCACAAAGCCCTTTTGCTATATCTTCTTGACTATGACCTAATTGTTGCTTGTGTATCATATCAGACTCTGCAAATACAGCACATCTACCTGCTATTCGTACAGGATTTTTAGAATTTAGTGCTAATCCGCCAAATTCACTTATGTGTATCCCTAATCTATCCGCCTGTCTATCTAAAAATGAACCTGTTCCTGCTGCACAAACAGTATTCATCGCAAAATCAACTACTATACCATCTCTAACTATTATGATTTTGGAGTCCTGTCCTCCAATTTCTACTATAGTTTTAGCATTAGGTACACTATTTATAGAAGCAATAGCATGAGCTGTAATTTCATTTTTAACTTCATCAGCACCTAATACTATACTAGCTAAGTGTCTACCACTACCAGTAGTTCCAGCTCCTTTTATTTCAATATCCTTCATTTCTTTACTTAGTTCATTTAATCCTTTTTTAAGGACCTCTATAGGTTTTCCTTGTGTCCTTAAATATTTCTTATATATCACATCATTGTTTTCATCTATTAATACTAAATTGGTACTTACAGATCCTACATCAACTCCCAAATAACAAGTCTTCACTACCAATTTCCTCCCTTCTTCTTTTCAACAAATCAACAAATGCTTCTATTCTAGTTAAATATCCAGATTCTCCTGTCATTTCATCTACAACTAATGTTAATATTGGAATATCATAATCATTTTGGATAGTAGGCATTATACTTTCTGCCACTATTTCTGGCATACACGTAAGTGGTAATATTTGTATTAATCCATCATATCCTTCTTCAGCATACATTACAGCATTTCCTACAGTTTCTCTTCCATGTCCTCCTACCATAGTTTCTAAATAAGGTTTAGCAGCTTTCCATGTCCTTTTTTCTTCTTTTGATCTAAAAGGAAATGAAGCTAAATGAAAGTCAACCCATTTGCTTGGGGATAATGATTTATTTACTTCAATTCCTAGATAGCCTAGTTTTTTCTCAATTTCTAAGTTTACAAAAGGTTCTATGATAGTATATATCTCACCAATAATTCCTACTCTCATTGGTTTAAAGTCCTTATCTATTTTAATTTTTGACATTTCTTTTCTTGCATCTTCAATTAGTCTTAGTATTTCTTTTACTCCATATACATTTTCTATATCCTTATAGAATTTGTTTATTATTACGTCTACTTTAAATTTATCTATTGCCCTAGCCCTTACACTATTAGAAAAATCTATTAAATTATCTGCTTCGTCCAACACTTTTTTTGCTTTGATACCACTTCTTAAAATTTTATATGGGCTCTTAGTATTGGTTACTTTTGTCACTCTTCTTATTAGCTCAATTATTCCTTCTTGTGGTTGATCAAATGTTACAAGATCAACATCATATCCTAGGTCTCTAAGGATTTCTTGCTCTAATAAAGGATAAAATCCAAATCTACATGGTCCACAACTTCCAGTTATGACTATAGTATCTGCTCCTTTTTCTATACTTTCTATATAATTTCCAATATTAATTTTTAATGGTAAACATATATTTTCAGGGGAATACTTAGTTCCTAGTTCTAAAGTCTTTTTACTACATTTAGGTGGTAAAATTACTTCGTTTCCTAAATCTTCGAGTAGTGCTTTAGCTGCAACATATGTATTACCCATGTGTGGAAAAGTTATCTTCATTTCTTTCCCTCCATTTAATCATATCTACAAAAGCTTCTATTCTGGTATTCACACCTGCTTGCCCACTATGTTCGTCTATTGTTAATAATGTAAAAGGCATTCCAAACCTCCTTGATTCTCTCTGAACAATTTCTACTAATATAGAATCTAATCCGCAACCAAAAGAAGATATATAAATTATCCCATCTACTAAATTTTCTTCTATAGCATTAAATGCTGCTCCAACTATTCTTCTTCCAAAGGTCCAAAACATTCGTTTTGGAAGTTTCTTAGAATAATAATTTACTTTTTCTAGGCTTATCATTTCTGGAGTTATTACATTTATATTTTGATCTTCAAGTTGGCGAATAGTATTCATACTAATATAATCATCATAAATATTATATGAATGTCCTACTACCATGATATTTAAATCTCTTTTTTCTTTTAACTTTTTAAAGTCTACGTTCTTATCATAATTTTCTAGTGCTCTTATAGGATTTACACCATTTACTAGCATTTCATTATATTTTTTATATTTATTAATAGCTTTATTATAAGCCCTCATAATTTTATAAGGATTAGATGTAAAGTATTTCCCTACTTCTAAGACACTATTTACAATATTAAAATTGTTTTTTGACAAATTAATATGAACGTCAATCATATTTGGTAGTTCCTTTATAGAATTTTTCACTACCTCTGGCAATCCTAGTATTTTGGGACAAGTATATTCTCTTTTTTGTACGCTCATTATCTTAGGTATGAATATATAGTCAACCTTATTTTTTAAATCTTCTACGTGTCCATGATATGCCTTGACGGGTAAACATAATTCATCTACCGAAGAACTTACCCCTTTGTTTAATATTTCCTTATTAGTTTTATTTGATAATACAACCTCTACTTCAAGTTCATTAAAAAATTCTTTCCATAAAGGATAGTATTCATAAAACAATAGTCCTCGTGGAATTCCTACCTTATAAGTCATTCTATCCCTCCAATCTTACCTTTTTATTATTGTCAAATATTTACTTCTTATAACAAAAAATAAAAAAACGACTAATTTTTTTATTTTAGTCGTTTTTATTAAATAGTAAAAAAGCTGAATTAGTTATTTATAACTAGTTCAGCTTTTTTATAGTTTTAATGCTTTACTGTATTCTTACTATTTCTATAAAAATTCATAAGTTCTAATATGCTATTCATAGTAGATAATAATTCTTCTTTAGAACTTATCATATCTATACTATTTGCAAAATACTCGAAAAACTCTTGTGGACTTGCAAATGCCATTTCTGTTAAAGCAAGTAATCTTTTCATTCTAATTCTTCTTTGTGAATTACTCATATCTTTTATATTTCTATCTATAAATTGTATTAGACTCTTAACTGCTTGTTCAAGGTATTCTTTATCGACAGCATCTTCATAGTCTGATGGCAATATTTCCTCTTGCTCCAATGCATAGTCATTTATATAGTCTAACACATATTGAGTTTTTAGAAGCTCTTCTTTTAGATTATCATCTATTTTATTTTTTCTATTAAAATTCTCTAACGTTAACTTTTGTAATTTAATATTTGTTTCCTTAAATTTCTTATCTAGTGCTTCAAATAGCTTTTTATAATTTTCTATAACTTTACTTCTATTGTTTTCATCTTTTATATAGCTTTTCCATGAACTTACAAGAGAATTTATAGGATATTCTTCTATTTCAGATAATATACTTTCCTTTAACATTGCTATAGCTATGATTCTATTTACAATAACACCTAATTCTCTTATTATATTAGAAACTTTATTTATTTCTGACATTGTATTAAATGTGTCATTGTATATTTCTTTAAGTTCCTCTTGCGAAGCTTTTTCAAATTGAATTTGTCTAGCTTCCTGAGCTTTTCTAAAATATTTACTAAAATATAGTCCGTATTCAGCTTCCAAAGATCCATTAAATAGTGTCTTATATCTATTTAAAACTACATCTGTTCTTTTCTTACTACCCTTAGATAAATTTCTAATAAATGCTTTTGATATAATGTCATAGTATTTTTGTTTAGAGACTCTAACTGGTAATATACTAGTTATATCCATAACCTTATTTTTAATCATGTTAGGATCTTCTATTATAAAAGCATTAACACTTTGATAAAATTTTCTATAATCTAAATTTTTATCTAAATCTGTCTCATTTTCTTTGATAAAATTTTTATATATCATATCTTTAGCAATTTCATTTGAATAAGATATCTCTGTAGAATATGCAGATAGTCCTTTTAATAACTTTACAATATCTCTTCTTAGTTCTTTAAGCTCATCTATATTTATTTCTTCCGAATCTTTTAAATTTGAAGCCTGTTCTAATCCTATAAAACTACTATGACACTTATCATATAGCTCTTTGAAACTTTTTTCATCATTTAACATATCTTTTAATAAGTCTTGTTCTTCTTTTAATATTGTTCTTAAGTATACGTTTCTATTAAATAATTCAACATAAGCCATAAGACCTATATTGGATAATTGAGATCTATTAGTTTCTTTTATATCATTCAGTAGTTCTTCATTAGATAACTTAGTAAATTGATCATTATCTTTGTTCGTTTCTTTTCCCATATGTTAATCTCTCCTTGTAATCTTATTATATACAGTTTACTACTTGTCCACATTTTTTTCAATAAACTACATTAGTTATTGCTTTATAGACTTTTTAGATATTTATCTAAAGATTGCTCCAAGTAGTACATTTTATTATAGTCTTTCATATTTTTTATATTTGCCCATGCAAATTCTTTATTTTCGTCATTTAACCTTACTTCACCTGAAACATAATCACATAAGTAAGTTATCGTAACATATTGAATCCCTTTTTCATTATCTATTCCTGAGCTAACATCAATAATGCTTTTAGGACTTATACTTAAAGATGTTTCCTCATATATCTCTCTTAATAATCCTTCTAAAGGCTCCTCTCCAAAATTTAATTTACCTCCTGGTATATCCCATAAATCTTTACCAAACTTTGATTTTGAAGCTCTTTTTAATATAAGTATTTCATTTCCTTTAAAAACTAAAGCTTTGGTAACTATTCTAAACATCCTTATCTTCTCCTTACCTACTGTATCATTTGGTATTAAGTTTATTTAACTTGTTTTCAATAACTCTAATATCATCTTTAGTTAAATCATATATACTATAGAAATACTCATTAATTTTTCTCTGATTTGTGGTAATATAATGGTTAAGTTCTTTTTCATTCCCATGAAATTTGGTATACTTATTCGTCATATCATTTACCAAATTTTTTATTATACTTTGTTCTTTATTAACTTTTATCTTTAGTGACATAATCTTATTTGGATAAAAGTCATATAGCTTATCATTTAGCTTTTTCGCCACTATTTTAAAATAAAATTCAAATAGAGACGAATTTAAAAAAGCTGTTAAGTATTCTAGAGTAATAATATCTTTAAACTGTTTTTTTATATTTAAAATATATACATCGGCACTACAGTAAACTTCATTGTTGCATATTGTAAAATTGCACTCTTTAGATTTATAGGGAAAAAGTATTTTCTCATTTTTAAATACGTCTTTATTTCTTCCCCATTGAAGTTGATACCATTCTCTAGTATTTTTTTTACACTCTCTTCTATTTGAAAGTCTTTCTCTATATTTAGATAATCTATTCATGATATTTGGACATTCACTTATATCTTCTATACTATCAGTGTATAGTATATATTTAGAGTTTTTTGGCTCTCTATATTTCATAATATCACTATTTTTTATCCATGCTTTAATATACTTTTTTTCTAAGTTTTCTTTTTCAATTGTATCTATATCTACTATAAAAGCTTTATCATAGCCAGTAATAATTCCTTGATTGCATATACATATGTCATCTAGTATAAAATTTCCTCTACGTTCAATTTTCTTAAAAACTTTTCTTTCTGATCCATTAACAATTATCCATTTATCTCCTTTTAAAGTGCTTTGATCTATTTTAAATATTTCAAAATAATTTTCATCTAAATATAATTGTTTTTCTTTTATAGATGTATTATTCATAAGTCTATATATCATAATATTTTTTTCTAATTCCTTAGATTTTTCACATTCTATTATCGCCGAACTTACTGAAGCTCCTTTGAATATATTTTCTCCATAAAAATCAATAATCCTATTTATATGAAATCTATTTAAAATAAAATCTCTTAGTTTTTTAGCGGAAGGGGCTTCCTGAAAATATCTAGATGTAATATATACAAGCTTTCCTTGTTCCTTTAAAAGCTCATATCCTTTTTTAAAAAAGCAATAAGATATATCTGATTTATCTGAATATACATCTTCATAGTGTGATGCTATTCTATTTCTATATAACTTATCTATTTTTTTATGACCTATATATGGAGGATTTCCCATAACTAAATCAAATTGATTATCTAAAACTTTAAAACTTTCATCATAATTAAATAAACTTAATTCATCTTCTAATAAAATATCTTTTTCAATTATATTAGTCTTTATATTTTCTTCAATCGTTCCATTTACAATAAGTGAAAATGCAGTAATGAATACTGAAAATTCATCTATATCAGTTCCCCATATATTATTTGTTAGTATGAATTTATGTATATCATCCTTAGTACTTAATTTTAGATAAGGATTCTTATACATTATTTCATCATAGTTCTGATTAAAAATATCTTTTATCTTTTTATAAGCTTCTATTAAAAAGTAACCTCCTCCACATGATGGATCTATAACTTTAAAATATGGATTATTGATTATGTCTTCCTTTTTTATAGATGAATTTATCATATATTTAACTATGTATTTAGGCGTATATACTTGTCCTAAATATTGTCTTTCTTTTGCAGTAGTAAAGCTCTCATATAATTCTCCTAAGAAAGATTCCTTAAAATTATTAGTATCCATACTCAATAAAATGTTTATTATATCTAACTTATCTACTTTGTTAAGATATAGATTGAAGTCATATTTCTCTTCCATATCTATAAAAATATCATAATATGTTCCTTCAAATTTATTTTCCGATCTATTTAATATGTAATCTATATTTTTTATTAAATCCTTATTTTTACTTTCAATTATTATCAAAATTACTCTACTTATATAATGCAATATACTTTTTATCTTGTGTATATTCCAATTAATATTGTCACCATCATTTCTTTCTATTATATTTCTTATTATACCTTTAAGGCTTTTCAAGTCCTTTCCTCCATTTCATATTGATATTCTTTAAAGGACAATTACTATTTTAACATATATCATATCTTTTATAAAATAACCTTCTAAAATTAAACTCTCTATGACATTTTAGCTAAATAACTTATAAAATAGTAAATTTAAATCTAACTATTCTTTTTTTATTAAAAACTTATTTTACTATAATTTATTAATATAAAAATTTTTAGATTATTCTCTACTAATACTTACTATCTAAGTTTTTAAAAGTTATTTAATTTTGGTATAATTAAATTATGATAATCTAAAAGGGGAGTTATTATAGTGTTGGAAATTGATTGTAACATAGATGAAAAGTTATATATTCCAAATAAATTAAAAGAATTACTTCATGATAAAAATATTTGTTTTTTAGACATTGAAACTACTGGACTAAGTAGTAAATATAATAAAATTATTCTAATTGGCATATTATATATTAAAAATAATAAACAAGTTATCAAGCAATTCTTTGCCGATAGCCCTAAAGAGGAGAAATTATTACTAAACTCATTCGTATCTTTTATATCAGATTTTGATTTTGTTATAACCTATAATGGTAATACATTTGATATTCCTTTCATTAATAAAAGACTTGTATATAACAATATTAATTTTAATATAGACACCAGTAATACTTTAGACTTATTAAGAATTATTAGAAAAAATAAAGTTACATTAGGTTTGGAAGACTGTAAATTAAAGTCAGTAGAAAAATATTTAGGTATTCAAAGAGAAGATACTATATCTGGAAAAGAAAGTGTCGATCTATACAATAAGTATAAACTAAATAAGAATGAAGACCTTAGAAAAATAATACTTAAGCACAACTTTGATGATATTCTTTATCTGCCAAAAATTTTAAAAATTTATGATCATATAGAAAGTAGAGATACTATATGTCTTAAATACGTCCTAAATGATAAAGCTATTGGATTAAATATACAA encodes the following:
- a CDS encoding NUDIX domain-containing protein, with protein sequence MFRIVTKALVFKGNEILILKRASKSKFGKDLWDIPGGKLNFGEEPLEGLLREIYEETSLSISPKSIIDVSSGIDNEKGIQYVTITYLCDYVSGEVRLNDENKEFAWANIKNMKDYNKMYYLEQSLDKYLKSL
- a CDS encoding asparaginase; translated protein: MKNKIAVVFTGGTISMKKDPELNVAVPALSGDEILSMVPNINEIAEVEIISFGKLPGPHMSPIKMMGLSNLVKKLISREDITSVVITHGTDTLEETAYLLDLNIRTEKPIVVVGAMRNSSELGYDGPSNLSAAVFTALSPKSRGKGVLVVMNDEVNTAYEVTKTNTLSLSTFKSLEFGALGIVDNNEVIFYRDIIIRDNYINTDKIENNVALLKCVAGMNSDLINFCIDSNYKGIVIEALGRGNVPIEMLEGIKKAIEKNIPVVIVSRCHSGRVLDSYGYPGGGKDLRDLGCIFGSNLPGQKARIKLMLALTITQDLKLLKQIFEKNIYSDI
- a CDS encoding acyl-CoA dehydratase activase-related protein, giving the protein MTYKVGIPRGLLFYEYYPLWKEFFNELEVEVVLSNKTNKEILNKGVSSSVDELCLPVKAYHGHVEDLKNKVDYIFIPKIMSVQKREYTCPKILGLPEVVKNSIKELPNMIDVHINLSKNNFNIVNSVLEVGKYFTSNPYKIMRAYNKAINKYKKYNEMLVNGVNPIRALENYDKNVDFKKLKEKRDLNIMVVGHSYNIYDDYISMNTIRQLEDQNINVITPEMISLEKVNYYSKKLPKRMFWTFGRRIVGAAFNAIEENLVDGIIYISSFGCGLDSILVEIVQRESRRFGMPFTLLTIDEHSGQAGVNTRIEAFVDMIKWRERNEDNFSTHG
- a CDS encoding Eco57I restriction-modification methylase domain-containing protein, with amino-acid sequence MKSLKGIIRNIIERNDGDNINWNIHKIKSILHYISRVILIIIESKNKDLIKNIDYILNRSENKFEGTYYDIFIDMEEKYDFNLYLNKVDKLDIINILLSMDTNNFKESFLGELYESFTTAKERQYLGQVYTPKYIVKYMINSSIKKEDIINNPYFKVIDPSCGGGYFLIEAYKKIKDIFNQNYDEIMYKNPYLKLSTKDDIHKFILTNNIWGTDIDEFSVFITAFSLIVNGTIEENIKTNIIEKDILLEDELSLFNYDESFKVLDNQFDLVMGNPPYIGHKKIDKLYRNRIASHYEDVYSDKSDISYCFFKKGYELLKEQGKLVYITSRYFQEAPSAKKLRDFILNRFHINRIIDFYGENIFKGASVSSAIIECEKSKELEKNIMIYRLMNNTSIKEKQLYLDENYFEIFKIDQSTLKGDKWIIVNGSERKVFKKIERRGNFILDDICICNQGIITGYDKAFIVDIDTIEKENLEKKYIKAWIKNSDIMKYREPKNSKYILYTDSIEDISECPNIMNRLSKYRERLSNRRECKKNTREWYQLQWGRNKDVFKNEKILFPYKSKECNFTICNNEVYCSADVYILNIKKQFKDIITLEYLTAFLNSSLFEFYFKIVAKKLNDKLYDFYPNKIMSLKIKVNKEQSIIKNLVNDMTNKYTKFHGNEKELNHYITTNQRKINEYFYSIYDLTKDDIRVIENKLNKLNTK
- a CDS encoding ribonuclease H-like domain-containing protein, with amino-acid sequence MLEIDCNIDEKLYIPNKLKELLHDKNICFLDIETTGLSSKYNKIILIGILYIKNNKQVIKQFFADSPKEEKLLLNSFVSFISDFDFVITYNGNTFDIPFINKRLVYNNINFNIDTSNTLDLLRIIRKNKVTLGLEDCKLKSVEKYLGIQREDTISGKESVDLYNKYKLNKNEDLRKIILKHNFDDILYLPKILKIYDHIESRDTICLKYVLNDKAIGLNIQENDIKFSNNLLSIKGSSNPLDGPSQIHYDDFHTLKWILKEGILNIDIKVNKGKLSNGNMCYYICTDDIPINTDHIDNKTYNIPDNIILLKENNNNIINNIEILVYEILNYTKTKHSNCIY
- a CDS encoding acyl-CoA dehydratase activase, whose translation is MKTCYLGVDVGSVSTNLVLIDENNDVIYKKYLRTQGKPIEVLKKGLNELSKEMKDIEIKGAGTTGSGRHLASIVLGADEVKNEITAHAIASINSVPNAKTIVEIGGQDSKIIIVRDGIVVDFAMNTVCAAGTGSFLDRQADRLGIHISEFGGLALNSKNPVRIAGRCAVFAESDMIHKQQLGHSQEDIAKGLCDALVRNYLSNVGKGKEILGDIVFQGGVAANIGIKRAFEEALNMDVIVPDNYDVMGAIGVAILASDKTKKTGVTKFKGMNIANVDHKVRGFECQDCANICEVIEIMAEDDIISRYGDKCGKWTNSLEITDRTMI
- a CDS encoding acyl-CoA dehydratase activase-related protein; protein product: MKITFPHMGNTYVAAKALLEDLGNEVILPPKCSKKTLELGTKYSPENICLPLKINIGNYIESIEKGADTIVITGSCGPCRFGFYPLLEQEILRDLGYDVDLVTFDQPQEGIIELIRRVTKVTNTKSPYKILRSGIKAKKVLDEADNLIDFSNSVRARAIDKFKVDVIINKFYKDIENVYGVKEILRLIEDARKEMSKIKIDKDFKPMRVGIIGEIYTIIEPFVNLEIEKKLGYLGIEVNKSLSPSKWVDFHLASFPFRSKEEKRTWKAAKPYLETMVGGHGRETVGNAVMYAEEGYDGLIQILPLTCMPEIVAESIMPTIQNDYDIPILTLVVDEMTGESGYLTRIEAFVDLLKRRREEIGSEDLLFGS